From one Takifugu rubripes chromosome 14, fTakRub1.2, whole genome shotgun sequence genomic stretch:
- the LOC105419866 gene encoding uncharacterized protein isoform X1, translating to MRFIFYLLSLRLVRGVDEQHFEMKRADVGENVTLTCEREQSGEPTMFYWIRFVPGSPPDVVGVIYYFNFKAPNKSSHFICEQGPGTILLHILSVTPHDAGFYYCIKTTYTSLTFLHGIFLRIQGTEPDVKAVIQVPPSDSVRSVTLQCSVLSDSENTTCRTERNVCWFQSGPDASYPSVFAAHGGSQDGCQGGVRGGAPQKWESSSSELLGSSDAGPFSCAVATCGEFFFGTLNFRTAGVLDENTILVVLLAAALVASVIVNVCLVWILKGKSSSCCEAAVISCTTGASGEDTQPTEEEMCYSAPVFTRSKAQPDRGRLKDKETVYSEVRTPDRRN from the exons ATGAGGTTTATATTTTATCTGCTGAGTCTCCGACTCGTGC GTGGGGTGGATGAGCAGCACTTTGAGATGAAACGTGCTGATGTTGGAGAAAATGTGACTCTGACTTGTGAACGCGAGCAGTCTGGAGAGCCAACAATGTTCTATTGGATCAGATTTGTTCCTGGAAGCCCACCTGATGTTGTGGgagtcatttattattttaacttCAAGGCTCCAAACAAATCCTCTCATTTTATTTGTGAACAAGGGCCTGGCACGATTCTGTTGCATATTCTGTCAGTGACTCCACATGATGCAGGATTTTATTACTGTATTAAAACTACTTATACAAGCCTGACATTTCTTCATGGGATATTTCTCAGAATTCAAG GGACGGAGCCTGATGTCAAAGCCGTAATCCAAGTGCCTCCGTCTGATTCGGTGCGTTCAGTGACGCTGCAGTGttctgtcctctctgactctgaaaacacaacctgcagaacagagcgCAACGTGTGCTGGTTCCAGTCTGGACCTGATGCATCTTATCCCAGTGTCTTTGCTGCACACGGAGGCAGCCAGGATGGATGCCAGGGTGGTGTCAGAGGTGGCGCTCCACAGAaatgggagagcagcagctcagagttaCTGGGCTCCTCTGATGCTGGGCCCTTTTCCTGCGCTGTGGCCACAtgtggggagtttttctttggaaCCCTCAACTTCAGGACTGCAGGGGTCTTAGATGAGAACACTAtattggtggttctgctggctgctgctttggttgCAAGTGTCATTGTAAATGTCTGCCTGGTTTGGATCCTAAAGGGCAAATCTTCGAGCTGTTGCGAGG ctgccgttatcagttgcacaacaggcgcAAGTGGCGAGGACACTCagccg acagaagaggagatgtgttattctgctccagtcttcaccaggagcaaagctcaaccagacagaggtcgtctcaaagacaaagaaacagtctACTCTGAAGTGAGGACCCCCGATAGaagaaattaa
- the LOC105419866 gene encoding uncharacterized protein isoform X2 — translation MLILFYILLFPVRFGGCTNNNIETKNVTVGQTVRLKCPRKTAATHLWIRVIPGTLPELLGKSLEHTKDSHFTTKMESGSFVLVINNTRVNDTGVYLCMKGQSAFLKRVDLTVVESEGDGVPTAHPYDPTPGERSVLLQCPVLSDSENPTSLDDLNSRCCGSRSVGPFFSFHCRNNVEVDENNLNRSRNSVFSNICSSGDLCCSVGKCEQTWGNCSEPEIEVKIKDCHIISIVLYTLGAAVSGGLIVLFIYLRTDQKNNLCGCCTAAVLSCTTGASGEDTQSTEEEMCYSAAVFTRSKAQPDRGRLKDKQSTLKPVRSRIWFTPFQTLLKENQ, via the exons ATGCTGATTCTATTTtatatcctcctctttcctgtcagatttgggg GATGCACAAATAACAACATTGAGACCAAGAATGTAACTGTTGGACAGACTGTGAGACTGAAGTGTCCCCGCAAGACGGCAGCAACCCACTTATGGATCAGAGTTATTCCTGGAACCTTACCTGAACTCCTCGGAAAATCACTTGAACATACAAAAGATTCTCACTTCACAACCAAAATGGAATCAGGATCATTTGTTTTGGTTATTAATAACACACGTGTGAATGATACTGGAGTTTATTTGTGCATGAAGGGgcaaagtgcatttttgaaaagagtagACCTAACAGTAGTAg AATCCGAAGGTGATGGTGTCCCCACGGCTCATCCCTATGATCCGACCCCTGGAGAAcgctctgtgctcctccagtgtcccgtcctctctgactccgagAACCCAACGTCTCTGGATGACCTCAACagccgctgctgtggctccagatctgttgggccatttttcagttttcattgcagaaacaacgtggaagtggatgaaaacaacttaaacagatccagaaacagcgtcttcagtaacatctgctcttctggagatttgtgttgttccgtaggaaaatgtgagcagacatgGGGGAACTGCTCAGAGCCCGAAATTGAAG tgaaaattaaagatTGCCATATAATCTCCATAGTTTTATAcacactcggtgctgctgtgtccggtggtctcatcgtcctttttatttatctgaggactGATCAGAAGAATAACCTTTGTGGCTGTTGCACTG ctgccgtactcagttgcacaacaggcgcGAGTGGCGAGGACACTCAGTcg acagaagaggagatgtgttattctgctgcagtcttcaccaggagcaaagctcaaccagacagaggtcgtctcaaagacaaacagtctactctgaa AccagtgaggagcaggatttGGTTTACGCCATTCCAAACATTGCTCAAAGAAAATCAGTGA
- the LOC105419866 gene encoding uncharacterized protein isoform X4, with protein sequence MRFIFYLLSLRLVRGVDEQHFEMKRADIGKNVTLTCEREQSGEPTIFYWIRFVPGSPPDVVGVIYYFDYKVPTTTRAWHDSVAYSGIFLRIQGTEPDVKAVIQVPPSDSVRSVTLQCSVLSDSENTTCRTERNVCWFQSGPDASYPSVFAAHGGSQDGCQGGVRGGAPQKWESSSSELLGSSDAGPFSCAVATCGEFFFGTLNFRTAGVLDENTILVVLLAAALVVSVIVNVCLVWILKGKSSSCCEAAVLSCTTGASGEDTQPAEEEMCYSAPVFTRSKAQPDRGRLKDKQSTLKPVRSRIWFTPFQTLLKENQ encoded by the exons ATGAGGTTTATATTTTATCTGCTGAGTCTCCGACTCGTGC GTGGGGTGGATGAGCAGCACTTTGAGATGAAACGGGCTGATATTGGAAAAAATGTGACTCTGACTTGTGAACGCGAGCAATCTGGAGAGCCAACAATATTCTATTGGATCAGATTTGTTCCTGGAAGCCCACCTGATGTCGTGGgagtcatttattattttgactACAAGGttccaacaacaacaagggcCTGGCACGATTCTGTTGCATATTCT GGGATATTTCTCAGAATTCAAG GGACGGAGCCTGATGTCAAAGCCGTAATCCAAGTGCCTCCGTCTGATTCGGTGCGTTCAGTGACGCTGCAGTGttctgtcctctctgactctgaaaacacaacctgcagaacagagcgCAACGTGTGCTGGTTCCAGTCTGGACCTGATGCATCTTATCCCAGTGTCTTTGCTGCACACGGAGGCAGCCAGGATGGATGCCAGGGTGGTGTCAGAGGTGGCGCTCCACAGAaatgggagagcagcagctcagagttaCTGGGCTCCTCTGATGCTGGGCCCTTTTCCTGCGCTGTGGCCACAtgtggggagtttttctttggaaCCCTCAACTTCAGGACTGCAGGGGTCTTAGATGAGAACACTAtattggtggttctgctggctgctgctttggttgTAAGTGTCATTGTAAATGTCTGCCTGGTTTGGATCCTAAAGGGCAAATCTTCGAGCTGTTGCGAGG ctgccgtactcagttgcacaacaggcgcAAGTGGCGAGGACACTCagccg gcagaagaggagatgtgttattctgctccagtcttcaccaggagcaaagctcaaccagacagaggtcgtctcaaagacaaacagtctactctgaa AccagtgaggagcaggatttGGTTTACGCCATTCCAAACATTGCTCAAAGAAAATCAGTGA